In one Gossypium hirsutum isolate 1008001.06 chromosome D09, Gossypium_hirsutum_v2.1, whole genome shotgun sequence genomic region, the following are encoded:
- the LOC107891978 gene encoding uncharacterized protein isoform X2, with product MASLYHYQAPYKDCHRLKCPVSSPMGCLHDDPLKNGVLAVQTIRNNIMASTLLATIAITLSSLISVFVSSSSDSGNTSSEIVFGNKTRLLSSIKYFSILLCFLVAFLCNVQSIRYYAHVSFLVTLSSPIDNMETVEYVARNLNRGSYFWSLGLRAFYLSFSLLLWIFGPIPMFLCSCMMSFLLYFLDTTSSFTRQLHRHSFNENSLKADDLESISLLSEKYSVEEMNFHCPLLHAASNSSTTSNHC from the exons ATGGCTTCTTTGTACCATTATCAAGCACCCTACAAGGACTGTCATCGGCTTAAATGCCCAGTCTCGTCACCAATGGGTTGTCTCCATGAT GATCCGTTGAAAAATGGTGTTCTAGCAGTACAAACAATACGCAACAACATAATGGCGTCGACACTTTTGGCCACGATAGCAATCACTCTCAGTTCACTGATTAGTGTTTTCGTTAGCAGCAGCTCAGACTCTGGCAACACAAGTTCCGAAATAGTTTTTGGGAACAAGACTCGCCTACTGTCTTCCATCAAGTATTTTTCCATCTTGTTGTGTTTCCTTGTTGCTTTTCTTTGCAATGTGCAGTCTATTAGATACTACGCCCATGTAAGCTTCTTGGTCACGCTCTCTTCACCCATAGACAACATGGAGACTGTTGAGTATGTTGCAAGAAACTTAAACAGAGGAAGTTATTTCTGGTCACTTGGACTGCGAGCCTTCTACTTATCCTTCTCTCTATTGCTATGGATCTTTGGGCCTATACCCATGTTTCTTTGCAGCTGCATGATGTCTTTCCTTCTCTATTTCTTGGACACAACAAGCAGTTTCACACGTCAACTTCATCGCCACTCGTTCAATGAGAATTCGTTGAAAGCTGATGATCTCGAATCTATTAGTCTATTATC GGAGAAATATTCTGTAGAAGAAATGAACTTTCATTGCCCTCTACTACATGCTGCCTCCAATTCTTCCACAACCTCAAATCACTGCTAA
- the LOC107891978 gene encoding uncharacterized protein isoform X1 yields the protein MEQDKLDYVLVPLGLLLLSLYHLWLLCTIIKHPTRTVIGLNAQSRHQWVVSMMSDPLKNGVLAVQTIRNNIMASTLLATIAITLSSLISVFVSSSSDSGNTSSEIVFGNKTRLLSSIKYFSILLCFLVAFLCNVQSIRYYAHVSFLVTLSSPIDNMETVEYVARNLNRGSYFWSLGLRAFYLSFSLLLWIFGPIPMFLCSCMMSFLLYFLDTTSSFTRQLHRHSFNENSLKADDLESISLLSEKYSVEEMNFHCPLLHAASNSSTTSNHC from the exons aTGGAACAAGATAAGTTGGATTACGTACTGGTTCCATTGGGACTGCTGCTGCTTTCTCTCTATCATCTATGGCTTCTTTGTACCATTATCAAGCACCCTACAAGGACTGTCATCGGCTTAAATGCCCAGTCTCGTCACCAATGGGTTGTCTCCATGATGTCT GATCCGTTGAAAAATGGTGTTCTAGCAGTACAAACAATACGCAACAACATAATGGCGTCGACACTTTTGGCCACGATAGCAATCACTCTCAGTTCACTGATTAGTGTTTTCGTTAGCAGCAGCTCAGACTCTGGCAACACAAGTTCCGAAATAGTTTTTGGGAACAAGACTCGCCTACTGTCTTCCATCAAGTATTTTTCCATCTTGTTGTGTTTCCTTGTTGCTTTTCTTTGCAATGTGCAGTCTATTAGATACTACGCCCATGTAAGCTTCTTGGTCACGCTCTCTTCACCCATAGACAACATGGAGACTGTTGAGTATGTTGCAAGAAACTTAAACAGAGGAAGTTATTTCTGGTCACTTGGACTGCGAGCCTTCTACTTATCCTTCTCTCTATTGCTATGGATCTTTGGGCCTATACCCATGTTTCTTTGCAGCTGCATGATGTCTTTCCTTCTCTATTTCTTGGACACAACAAGCAGTTTCACACGTCAACTTCATCGCCACTCGTTCAATGAGAATTCGTTGAAAGCTGATGATCTCGAATCTATTAGTCTATTATC GGAGAAATATTCTGTAGAAGAAATGAACTTTCATTGCCCTCTACTACATGCTGCCTCCAATTCTTCCACAACCTCAAATCACTGCTAA
- the LOC107891977 gene encoding alpha-1,3-arabinosyltransferase XAT3: protein MDEKITYDTFFARSFSRSDQKKLGYGALIGCLLIALSFCLVFMPYSSPQSIRLGTSVPKRMNLVCKSEKRSDYCEINGEDVRIDAKSSTVFIVASSQQSIRDLEDNNTSLLIGPYSRKEDQIAMKSVRKWLVKPVMESNVTPPCSQTHSVPAILFSLGGYSGNNYHDFTDIIIPLYSTARIFNGEVKFAVTNSNPWWINKFRNLVQKLSNYEVIDIDNEENIHCFTSVVVGLKRAPQELSIDPSKSSYSMKDFRQFLRSAYSLNKVRAIKIEDEDDDDDDGKTRPRLLIVVRNRTRAFRNTDEIVGMARNLGYEVRIAEADGNIQRFAEIVNSCDVMMGVHGAGLTNMVFLPENAVLIQVIPFGGVEWPARAAFGEPSKDMNIRYLDYKIKAEESSLIEQYPADHEVFKNPLSISKQGWLTFKAVYLDKQDVNLDTNRFKITLLKALELLHQ, encoded by the exons ATGGATGAGAAAATCACGTACGACACATTTTTTGCCAGAAGCTTTAGTCGATCTGACCAAAAGAAACTTGGATATGGAGCATTAATAGGTTGTTTGTTAATTGCATTGAGCTTCTGTCTTGTTTTCATGCCTTACTCTTCTCCTCAGTCAATTC GTTTGGGTACTAGTGTACCAAAGAGAATGAACTTAGTGTGCAAATCAGAAAAAAGATCAGATTACTGTGAGATCAATGGAGAAGATGTAAGGATCGATGCAAAATCCTCTACTGTTTTTATCGTTGCTTCATCCCAACAAAGCATTCGTGACCTTGAAGACAACAACACCTCCCTTCTTATCGGACCTTATTCTCGAAAAGAAGACCAAATTGCAATGAAAAGTGTGAGGAAATGGTTAGTGAAACCAGTTATGGAAAGCAATGTGACCCCCCCTTGCAGTCAAACTCACAGTGTTCCAGCTATTTTGTTTTCCCTTGGAGGATATTCAGGGAACAATTACCATGATTTTACAGACATCATTATCCCACTCTATTCCACTGCTCGAATCTTTAATGGAGAGGTCAAGTTTGCTGTTACCAACTCAAATCCATGGTGGATTAACAAGTTCCGAAACTTGGTTCAGAAGCTGTCTAATTACGAAGTCATCGACATTGATAATGAAGAAAACATACATTGCTTTACAAGTGTTGTTGTTGGTCTCAAACGTGCTCCTCAAGAGCTGAGTATCGATCCTTCCAAATCATCATATTCGATGAAAGATTTCAGGCAATTTCTGAGATCCGCCTACTCCTTAAACAAGGTGAGGGCGATCAAAATCGAGGACGAGGACGATGATGACGATGATGGGAAGACGAGACCTCGGCTTCTCATTGTTGTGAGAAACCGGACAAGAGCGTTCAGAAATACAGATGAAATCGTTGGAATGGCAAGAAATTTGGGGTACGAAGTAAGGATAGCTGAGGCTGATGGGAATATACAAAGATTTGCTGAGATTGTGAATTCATGTGATGTTATGATGGGAGTGCATGGAGCTGGGTTAACCAACATGGTTTTTCTGCCTGAGAATGCAGTTTTGATTCAGGTGATTCCTTTCGGTGGGGTGGAATGGCCGGCAAGAGCCGCCTTTGGAGAGCCCTCCAAGGACATGAACATAAGGTATCTAGATTATAAGATTAAAGCAGAAGAGAGTAGCTTGATAGAACAATATCCAGCAGATCATGAGGTATTCAAAAATCCTTTATCCATTTCGAAACAGGGGTGGTTGACATTCAAGGCAGTGTATTTGGACAAACAGGATGTCAACCTTGACACCAATAGGTTTAAAATCACTTTGCTAAAAGCTCTTGAGCTTTTACATCAgtaa